From a single Stigmatopora argus isolate UIUO_Sarg chromosome 4, RoL_Sarg_1.0, whole genome shotgun sequence genomic region:
- the rcvrn2 gene encoding recoverin 2, with translation MGNSTSSALSKEILEDLKLSTKFTEHEIGQWYENFQKQCPSGRITPEEFEQIYSRFFPDSDAKSYARHVFRSFDTNDDGTLDFKEYIIALHMTSTGKTTRKLEWAFSLFDVDKNGYINKTEVTEICQAIFKLIPKEDQSKLPQDENTPEKRANKLWAYFEKKDNERLAEGEFIKGVIENENAMKLIHYEPMKQ, from the exons ATGGGGAATAGCACAAGTAGCGCCTTGTCCAAGGAAATCCTGGAAGACCTGAAACTGAGCACCAAGTTCACAGAGCACGAAATCGGGCAGTGGTACGAGAACTTCCAGAAGCAGTGCCCGTCGGGACGCATCACGCCCGAGGAGTTTGAGCAGATTTACTCCCGCTTCTTCCCGGATAGCGACGCCAAGAGCTACGCCCGCCACGTGTTTCGCTCTTTCGACACCAACGATGACGGCACGCTGGACTTCAAGGAGTATATCATCGCCCTTCACATGACCTCCACCGGGAAGACCACCAGGAAGTTGGAGTGGGCCTTCTCGCTGTTCGACGTCGATAAGAACGGATATATTAACAAGACAGAAGTGACGGAAATCTGCCAG GCCATCTTCAAGCTGATCCCCAAGGAGGACCAGAGCAAACTACCGCAGGACGAGAACACCCCCGAGAAGCGAGCCAATAAGCTGTGGGCCTACTTTGAGAAGAAAGACAACG AGCGACTGGCTGAAGGAGAATTTATCAAGGGAGTGATTGAAAATGAAAACGCCATGAAACTCATCCATTACGAACCCATGAAACAGTAA
- the LOC144073600 gene encoding uncharacterized protein LOC144073600, with amino-acid sequence MPKKRGELALWVCVVSVAAAYVISWRWNQDKKASPITTPMETLDASTLSASAVSYDPKSEVVTLQGGVVSVTGIAVVTGGVELSCSSCMLAFGFWGTLIGFSCVGVGTWDQLNHFSGGTSHLLALGLVILALSFVVVGAVVAFHVLSKRRRRRRRRRERQDGREVLVAENVIKRLTV; translated from the exons ATGCCAAAGAAGAGAGGAGAACTCGCGTTGTGGGTGTGCGTGGTGAGCGTGGCGGCAGCGTACGTGATAAGTTGGAG gtggAACCAAGACAAAAAAGCTTCACCAATAACTACCCCCATGGAAACCCTGGATGCTTCCACTCTCTCAGCTTCAGCTGTGTCCTACGACCCGAAATCCGAGGTCGTGACCTTGCAGGGAGGCGTGGTGTCTGTGACTGGCATCGCCGTGGTAACTGGTGGCGTGGAGTTGTCCTGCTCCTCTTGCATGTTGGCTTTTGGCTTCTGGGGCACGCTCATCGGCTTCAGCTGCGTAGGCGTGGGCACGTGGGACCAGCTTAATCACTTTAGCGGTGGAACCTCGCACTTACTGGCGCTTGGACTGGTCATCCTGGCCTTGAGTTTTGTGGTGGTGGGGGCCGTGGTGGCCTTCCATGTTCTGAGcaagagaaggaggaggaggaggaggcggagagaGAGGCAGGATGGCAGGGAAGTGCTGGTGGCGGAGAATGTGATTAAACGGCTCACTGTGTAG